Proteins co-encoded in one Brassica oleracea var. oleracea cultivar TO1000 chromosome C4, BOL, whole genome shotgun sequence genomic window:
- the LOC106338533 gene encoding uncharacterized protein LOC106338533, giving the protein MLRSGKRLATNTKDNTEIGNSTNADEIGKSNSQPILLDDPDPKPSSENRKSTAEKNKEKTIDLEVEDDSEIEAEIDRQYGTHVDRPVKPLVDQHSDNPIDRRSTQPEPTIERVYRTLPPFPPKPQTKKSLENAICKKALDRITVEMSLSDAMKIAPSIKKYMKDMMSPNYPTAERSVKMVLEEVSDMIQGETPTKRPDPGSFVLDCNIQNTRFPPSLCDLGSSVNLMPYSVAVTLVLADRSIRVPEGILEDVPVKINNCFVPTDFVVLKYRQEPKDPLILRRPSTDRNQKTPSFWVGHS; this is encoded by the coding sequence ATGTTGCGTAGCGGAAAACGTCTCGCGACAAACACGAAGGACAACACCGAAATTGGCAATTCTACCAATGCTGATGAAATAGGCAAGAGCAATTCTCAGCCTATTCTTCTTGATGACCCTGACCCTAAACCTTCTAGCGAAAACAGGAAGTCTACCGCTGAAAAAAATAAGGAAAAGACTATAGACTTAGAAGTAGAAGACGATTCGGAAATTGAGGCCGAAATCGATCGACAGTATGGTACCCACGTCGATCGACCGGTGAAGCCTCTCGTCGATCAACATTCAGATAACCCTATCGATCGACGTTCCACTCAACCCGAACCAACAATCGAAAGAGTCTATAGAACCCTACCCCCTTTTCCTCCTAAACCGCAGACTAAGAAATCATTAGAAAATGCGATCTGCAAGAAAGCATTGGATAGAATTACTGTGGAGATGTCGCTTAGTGATGCTATGAAAATAGCACCTTCGATAAAGAAGTATATGAAGGATATGATGTCTCCAAATTATCCAACTGCGGAACGAAGCGTGAAGATGGTGTTAGAGGAAGTAAGTGACATGATTCAAGGAGAAACTCCAACTAAGAGGCCTGATCCTGGTAGTTTCGTCCTGGATTGCAATATACAGAACACACGTTTTCCTCCATCACTATGTGATCTTGGCTCTAGCGTAAATCTTATGCCTTACTCCGTCGCAGTAACCTTGGTTCTAGCTGATCGATCTATCAGGGTACCTGAAGGGATTCTCGAAGACGTTCCCGTGAAAATTAATAATTGCTTCGTGCCTACGGATTTTGTTGTGTTAAAATACAGACAGGAGCCAAAAGACCCCCTCATTCTGCGTCGGCCATCTACTGACAGGAACCAAAAGACCCCCTCATTCTGGGTCGGCCATTCCTAG